A region of the Deltaproteobacteria bacterium genome:
TCCTGGAATCGGTGGGTTCCGGCGACACCGGATCCCTCGACATGACCGTCTTGAGGGCGCAGATCGATGCCGCGATGCTGTCGGTATCGGAGATTCGAGGGTACATCGCCGAGCAGAAGGACATCCATCTCTCCACGCCCGTCGGGCTGCCCGGGGCCGGCACGGTTTCCTCGCCCTACGGGTACCGGAATCACCCGGTGCACGAGGAGAAGAAGTTCCACACCGGCGTGGACATCTCCGTCCCGTCCGGGAGCAGGGTGAAGGCGACGGCCAACGGAATCGTGAGTTTCGCCGGATGGACGGAGAACAGCGGCATCGTGGTGGTCGTCGAGCACGGGCACGGATTCAGCACCGCCTATGCGCACAACCGGAAAACGCTGGTCCGGGTCGGCCAGCGGATCGCCCGGGGCGAGACGATCGCGATGTCCGGCTCCACCGGCGTATCCACCGGCCCGCACGTGCATTACGAGATCTGGAGAAACGGGCGCCATACGGACCCGATCGGATTTCTCTCCCGGAGGTGACCATGTTCGGAAAAGGTTCGCGGAAGCTCGAGACGATCGTCGGCGACGGAACGCGCATCGCGGGAAAGACGAGCGTGAAGGGAACGATCCGCGTGGACGGGATCGTGGAAGGCGATGTCCACGCCGACTGGGTGGTGGTCGGGGAAACCGGGAAGATCCTCGGGAACACCCGCACCCGGGGGATGGTCGTCGGGGGATCGGTCGAGGGGAACATCGAGGCGACGGAGTCGGTGGAACTGAAGGAGAAGGCGACGATGGTCGGGGAGATCCACACGCCGAGGCTCGGAGTCTCGGAAGGGGCGGCATTCGACGGGCGCGCAAGGATGAAGGGCGACGCGGAGGCCGCCGGGATCCCGGAGGGGAACGTCCGGCCGCTGATTCCGACGAAGACCGGGGCCTGACCGGGGCGGGGATCCGTTCCCCTCCCCGCGCACGTTTGTCTGTTTTTCAAAAATCAAATCTGAGATGATCGGGCTACGCGTCGTGCCGGGGATGACCGGGACGGCGCGATCGCGCTGCAATTGTGGTATAAAACCGGATGGCGTCCCGGGAGGAGGTTTCCGGGGCGCGATCCCGCACATCGGAGATCGGGCGCAAGTTGAGCGTTCTGAAGAGTTCGATCGACGTCCGGAGCGAAGAATTCCGGAAGAACTCCGCGGCGATGTCGGAGCTGGTGGCCGACCTGCGCGAGAAGGTGGCGCGGGTTCGCCTGGGCGGCGACGAGAAGTCGCGCGCCCGGCACATCGACCGCGGGAAGCTTCTGCCGCGGGAGAGGGTGCGACACCTGCTCGACGTCGGTTCGCCCTTCCTCGAACTGTCGCAGATGGCCGCCTGGGGGATGTACGGCGACGAGGTCCCGTCCGCCGGCATCATCACCGGGATCGGCAGGGTCTCCGGACAGGAGTGCATGATCGTCGCCAACGACGCCACCGTCAAAGGCGGCAGCTACTACCCGCTCACCGTCAAGAAGCACCTGCGCGCCCAGGAGATC
Encoded here:
- a CDS encoding M23 family metallopeptidase, whose protein sequence is MNLVRMFLKRILTPVTILLVPHSRTRPVSVRVPVVAVAASVCLFLVGTAFVATVSVRAVEYRRMQERLAHLSAQFHEMKGTMLSLKQAEQDFRKLFSLKSKTAVLESVGSGDTGSLDMTVLRAQIDAAMLSVSEIRGYIAEQKDIHLSTPVGLPGAGTVSSPYGYRNHPVHEEKKFHTGVDISVPSGSRVKATANGIVSFAGWTENSGIVVVVEHGHGFSTAYAHNRKTLVRVGQRIARGETIAMSGSTGVSTGPHVHYEIWRNGRHTDPIGFLSRR
- a CDS encoding polymer-forming cytoskeletal protein, whose protein sequence is MFGKGSRKLETIVGDGTRIAGKTSVKGTIRVDGIVEGDVHADWVVVGETGKILGNTRTRGMVVGGSVEGNIEATESVELKEKATMVGEIHTPRLGVSEGAAFDGRARMKGDAEAAGIPEGNVRPLIPTKTGA